AGAGTGGGGTGAGGACTCACACTGGACAATGCTGATGCTTCTTTTTCCATAGGGTGAATGTGGGTCATGTTGGTCATTCAGTGCCACTGGAGCCCTGGAAGGTCTGCATTTTAAGACGAATGGCAAGCTGGTCTCGCTGAGTGAGCAGAACCTCGTTGATTGCTCCTGGCAGCAGGGCAACAAGGGATGTGATGGTGGGATTGTTAACTGGGCCTTTGAGTATGTGCGAGAGAACAATGGAATCAACTCGGAAGAAAACTACCCCTATGAGGAAAAGGTAACTCATGTAAAAGACAGAaagcttgttcacatgatcatttggGGTTGGGAAGAAGGGCAGGAGCGCTCGTACCTCATGATTCCCAGATGACCAGAATCTTTGTATGGGTTTGCAAACCCAACAGCCCAATGATCAAGACAGTGGCTATCTGCAGAGCAGAATTGGGAGCTGGATCTGAAGCTGTATCCCATCATGCACtgtgctgccagtagactggcaaCTCTCATACAGCATCAGCTACCCTCTGGCCATGAAAGGACAGGAGGTGggagcagccctgctgaagctgttgcaagcaacaggagCATAGAGTGTACTGGGCAGAGTGGCACACTCACAGATGGAAGACCTGTAGCTGCAAAGCTTTATTGTTTGAATGGCTGCCAGGTCCCAGGAACAGCTTAAAATGCTACGTGCACTTAGATTATCAAAGGATTGAAGTAAGGGGGTTctgttgtcctcctacctcagtttAGAGCAGGGTAGATGGTCTGGGTTACAGAGATGTGAGAAGGCTGGGTTGGTGGGATTCCTGAGAACAACGCCAGGGAGTACTGTGTAATTTGGTGACCCTGCGGTGCATGCACAGGTCTCAATGGAAccttgtggtttggtttggttttctttttaaaaaaatcattcctATTTATACAAAATTAGCTACCATATGAAAAAACCTGTTAAGCACAATACACAAATATCCCAAATTGTAGATTTTGATAAAGTACaggaacaggtttttttttttttttttttaaagataaatgtACATCCAAATTTAGAAAGAATTTCAAATATCTTGTCCCAATCTTTATCCATCTTCAAAAGCAGAAAAGCACACAAATGAATTCTTCTCTTGGAAGTTGCTGTTCCAGCATCCTATAAATTTGCTCCATTTTTTCACAAATTGCTCACTATAACTTAATAAGTCAGTTTTGACATTAGTTCCCACATTTTTCTAAGCCACTCATTAATGGCTGGAGCTGATACAATTCCCATTTTAGTGCTATGCAAATACGCAGTgtgatttctttaaaaacaaaaccccaaaccctttTAGCCTCAAAGATTGCAAAAACATTTGGACaatgaggaggagggaagaatggTTTAGCACTGGTGGGAGAGGGGTGGATCTGCCTTCCATGGCAGTGGTTGTGGAGCATGTGGTGATCTTTCCTCATGCAAAAATATAGGCTGAGAATGGATCATTAGCTGAGTGACCCAGCTGGACAGGAAAAGTGCCCTCTTTTCCACAGACAGAGAGCAAATCTTGGTTGTCATTTCATTGCAGAACGGACTCTGTGCTTACAAACCTTCGGACCGAGCGGCCACCTGCACTTCTATTGTACAGGTCCCGCTAGGGAATGAGATAATCCTGGAACAAGCTGTGGCCACGGCTGGCCCTGTTTCTGTTGGTGTGGAGTCCAGCAATTTCCAGTTCTATGATAAGGGTAAGGTGCCCTTTGGGGAGGGAGAAAGCTGTACTGTTACTGCAACCACATAGGTGACCACTTGGTGATGTGAAAAGCAGGCTGGCCAATTGAGGGAGTGGAGGACAAAGTTGAAGTTAGACTCACAGAATTCTAGAGTTAGAAGAGCCCCTAAGCGCATGCTCTTCCTTCCCTACTAAGATCACATGCAAAACGCCCTTATGCCTGTTTGAAATCTTCTGTTCTCAGATTTACTAGCCAGCTGGTAAACGAAATTAAGACTTTTCTAGTCATTTGTCCTGGCCACCAGGTCTAGCATGGCCGTTCAGCCTCTGGTTGAAAACCTCCTGTGACTGAGAGCCCATGACTCTGCCAGGCAAgctgatcatttatttattttatataataaAGGGTTTATATTCTAACATACTGGGGGTCTCACTCTAGGCTCTGGACCCCTAGAGTCAGCTAGTACACCCCACATTTTCTGGTAGCTCATCCTGCTTTGTACCTTACAAGAACTTGGTTCTCTGCGTGAGTTCTCCCGAGGTAGTAGAGGTGGCTGTAAACATAAAGATTGGACTTTGGAGCATGTGGACTAGCATTACTGGTTGAAGACCATTCTGATCCTTGATGTCAGATTAAAATGTTTAACCCCATTTATGTATAGAATTAGCTTTTAGTCAAGGCAAGAGAGAAATAGAATCCATCAGATAAGGAGGTTCGTCTGGATGCTGCTAACCACTTGGCTGAGTTGATGAAAATGGCCATCTTAGTCAAGCTGCAGTCTTCAAGTGATGAAAATGCAAACTCCTTCTAAGCCTCCTCAgcctcctctgtctctctcctgaGCAGAAAATCAAACGCTGCGGAGGGATGTTGGCTTTCCTTGGCACCgggagggaaggggtggcaggcagCATAGGACATGAATGACTCCTTCCTTCCGGAGAGCATCTATGCTCACCTACTTTGACCACAGTTCAGTCTGTCACCTGTTTTCTCTCTCCAATCCCTCCTGTACCAAATTTCTCCAGGAATTTTTTACTCTGAGGGCTGCGGTGAAAAGCTGGACCATGCTGTACTGGTGGTTGGCTATGGGACAGATGATACCCTCAAGATGTCTGGTAAACCAGCTGACTATTGGATTGTGAAGAACAGGTGAGACTGACAGGAATTGGTGTGTGGTTGTGTGCGTGTGGTGGTTGGGGCTACCTTTGCTAAATAAGGGCGAGTGATATGatttatgcatgcaagcatgcatgcattCCATCTCCATGCAGGTTTTCTCCACTGGTGCCCCAACCAAGGAGAGCACAACTGATAAAAACCATTAGCAAAAATGGTTAAAATAGAAGTAGattaatacaaataataaaaactggctgacatactgacttATGAACTGTAGGGGGCGAAAGAAGACCACATCACTGTGCTAAAGAGGAGGATTTGCAGAGTTGCACTGCTGCACTCTTGTGGAAAGGTTCCCCTTAAAAAAGACGAGGCATGCTGGAGATTGCTCAACTGTTGCACGATCATGCTCATGGTcgtgcaacactagtctgcacCACATGCTCCAGGCTTTGTGCAAAAAGCTAGCTAAGCTTCCTTCCATAAGTGCTGTATTAGTCAGCTACAGACCATAAACTAAAATAGGACGACAAATCAGCAAATGAAAACAACCGCCTTCCAGTCTCCTAAAAACCTTTGCAAGGAATGCTTCACTCATGTGAAAGTCTTGGCCAAGCAGTGGAAAGAGACTTGTTGAATCTCTAGAGGGAGGCAGTTCCACAGCCTAGATGGCACCACTGGAAAGACCctacaaaagaacataagaacagccctgctggatcaggcccaaggcccatctagtccagcatcctgtttcacacagtggcccaccagatgctgctgggagcctataggcaggagttgagggcatgccctctctcctgctgtgactcctctgcaactggtattcaaccCTATTCTGAGTTCCCACCAGGCCAATCTCAGAGGGAGTTGGGGCAGAAAGCTGAAATCCTCTTGATGATTCTCTTGAGGATCCCAGTGACAGGCCAGATGCATAGGAGACATGGAGATCTTGGCTATTTTTGTTTATACATTTCGTAATGAAATGCAGGTCATTATGACAGAGGGTGATGGGAAGTCCAGTGGATTTTATAACACCGCCCCCGCTTCCTCCAGAGAACTCAGTGTGGCATAAATGGTCCTCCCCACTCATAAAAGCTGTATAAGGTATTATAAGCTGAGATGATGACTGACTGAGGGTTATCCAGTGAGTTTCCAGCCCAAGCCAGGATTTAAACCTGAGTCTCCCAGGTCACTTTCTAACCCACtctccactacaccacacatggTTGACCTCACTCAAGAACATGTGGGGCTGCATCTGTATTCTGCATATGGTAGTGGAAGACAAACCCAGCCAGAGTCAGGAAGTGGGGCAGATAGATGTGCTGGCCCGTTCAGATTCAGTCTTGACTTCTGACACTATCTCCTAGCCCCAGAAGCACATGCTTCTTTCCACCTCCCCTTCACACCCAAGAATCGTTAGAATTCCACATCTTATTCTGGTCAAGAACAAGCCACAATAGTGTCTGAATGAAGTTGATTCTGGCTTCTTCTCACCAGAGTTCCAAAAATAAACCTGGATCTGAACCTGGGACTGAATCTGCTCCCAGTCTCTGATAACCTCAGAATCTGAGCCAGAAGGAGCTTTGGCATGTCCTCTCAACCAATATGTCCCACAAGGCAACCATTGTCTGCTGGGACTCAATAGGAGCTCATTGTGGGCCAAAGTAGTTCCTGTGTGCATAGCTCCATCCCTTTCTCTGCATAGCCCCACCCTGGCTCAGTTAACCCCTTCCAGTCCTCCAATCCTTGACAGCCCTGGCTGTTCCGGGAAAAGGCAGAGCTCCACCAGATCCCAGTTGGACCTCTTTTTCCGAGTTCATAGGGATGGTCTCACACTCTCTTCATTCTACCTTCCTACAGCTGGAATACAACATGGGGTGAGAAAGGCTACATGAAGCTGGCAAAAGGAGCTCACAATCACTGCGGCATAGCAAATGCTGCAAGCTACCCCACCCTGGACCCAGGCAAGGGCCAGCCATGATTCCATCTTCCGGAACCTTCCTAGCTTCATTGCTACAAACCTTCGCTTGCCGGGTTTCTTCTGCTTATTTCCTCATTTCCCACGCTATGCTTGTCtacattcaggtgaatgggagtTCCTACTGAGTGTCAATAACATCAGAACCAGGGAGTCAAACTATTAAGCagctggattcagtttcagttcagACCATGACTTGTAAAAGTAGTCTAGTCACTGGTTGACACCATTGAGGTCCAGTTCATGTGAGAGTAAGACCCAAATTTTCTGCTTGCAGTGTACCTCTATAAAAATGAACGCAGTGACAACGATGCAATGTGAGAAAAAAGATCAAAGGGTATTACTGGATTCTATAAACAAATTACATAAaattagacttttaaaaaaacaccaggaAAATAATGCATTATTGCTGTGACTGCAAGATGAGTGCTCGATTGCAGAACTACTTATTTTGAATGGGTTACCACTcggtgggctggttctcatgatccaaAGCAGGGTGAGAGAGCaaccagccaggctccaagccccctGCACGCTCCGGGGAAATGGTGATTTGTTAGCAAAAatcaaggtgggggaggggggagcgatCATGCGCTGTTATGAGGGAGATTCCTGTTGCGCGGcttccacttcccctcccctcctgggatTGCAAAGGGTGGGTAGTTCTGTTTGAGACGAGAAACACAGCAGAAGGCGGATAAAGAAATTTTATTGGAGACTGAAAACAAGGGATAAGTGGACATTCCCATGTGACAATGGTTCATGCCTGTCAACTCACATGTCAGAACGTTGATTTTGTAAGGTGTAACACTTTTCACTAATAAAATCCTTAACTGCTTATAAGTCATGGTGGATTCTTATATGTGAAATACAAGTAGACTCTCTGGTATTAATAAacagtgtttagactctttggtgttaACTAAAGTCGAAGTAGAGGAATCAGGTGGGGCAGAGAGCTTGCAGTATATCCAGGAGACCTTGGGTGCCGGACCAAGAGGGTTGGGGAGAAAGAGTTCTCTGGTACtctacacaagaacataagaaaagccctgctggatcaggcccaaggcccatctcgtccagcatcttgtttcactcagtggcccaccagatgcctctgggaagcccacaggcaaatctgaaggcatgccctctctcctgctgttgctcccctgcaactgggatttagaggcatcctgcctttgaagccgggggtggcctatagtcctcagactagtagccatcgatagacttctcctccatgaatttatctaagcccttcttaaagccatccaggctggtggctgttactACATCCTGTGgccgagaattccataggttaattatgccttgtgtaaaaaagtacttccttttgtcagtcctaaatttcttggcaatcagtttcatgattttagtgttatgcaagagcaagaaaatattctctctttctctctgcacaccatgcataattttatacacttctatcatgtccccccttagttgtcttttttctaagccccaggtattgttggcttgcctcataaggaaggtgctgtaggcccctgatcatcttggttgccctcttctgcacctgctCCACTTCTATAATGTgacttctttagatgtggtgactagaactgctcacagtactacaaatgtggccacaccagagatttgtataagggtatatgatattagcagctttattttcaatccccttcctaattattctaaGCATAGAATTGGCTTTCTTCCCCGCAGCtgcgcacactgagtcaacattttgAACGAGCTGTCCACAACAACTTCATaagccctctcctggtcagtcactgacgcTCTTGGCCTAGTTAGCGTATATGTAAAGTCTGTGGGTTGTTTGCCATCactacatctgccattttgttgcccactcctccactttggataaatccttttggagctcttcacgaTCTGTcctggatttcactactctaaaatAGTTCACGAACCAGTTCGTTcatgaaccagttcgaactgaaaCTGGGCAGTGGTTCAGTTCATGCTACTGAAatgggtcaaactggtttggctcgGTTAAGCCCCGTTCAaatgcctttgcttgtaaaggagaatccagcaaGGAGAATCCCTAACTCTAAAAGGGTTTGAGAGGCGGTGTAGGGGGACAGGCCATAGGGCACCTTAccttggcagcagcagtggttctgAATCcacagtggcagcagcggcagcccctCTCAGCCCCGCCAGCACTCCCACATTGCAGACTGGCTGG
Above is a window of Hemicordylus capensis ecotype Gifberg chromosome 2, rHemCap1.1.pri, whole genome shotgun sequence DNA encoding:
- the LOC128345197 gene encoding procathepsin L-like isoform X3 — encoded protein: MSRDGKGMLFISLVAMTWLGLLSTFAAVLDSSLDEAWNEWKSTHAKFYPEAEEEAYRRAVWEKNLRIIEHHNQEAALGKHTYRMGMNQFGALTKEEFNQKMKCFRPELAKAPGKGVTFLQESSTLETPESVDWRKKGYVTEVKNQGECGSCWSFSATGALEGLHFKTNGKLVSLSEQNLVDCSWQQGNKGCDGGIVNWAFEYVRENNGINSEENYPYEEKNGLCAYKPSDRAATCTSIVQVPLGNEIILEQAVATAGPVSVGVESSNFQFYDKGIFYSEGCGEKLDHAVLVVGYGTDDTLKMSGKPADYWIVKNSWNTTWGEKGYMKLAKGAHNHCGIANAASYPTLDPGKGQP
- the LOC128345197 gene encoding procathepsin L-like isoform X2; translation: MAVFIRTRISCSTQKTVCGFASGDTLDKRRGKGMLFISLVAMTWLGLLSTFAAVLDSSLDEAWNEWKSTHAKFYPEAEEEAYRRAVWEKNLRIIEHHNQEAALGKHTYRMGMNQFGALTKEEFNQKMKCFRPELAKAPGKGVTFLQESSTLETPESVDWRKKGYVTEVKNQGECGSCWSFSATGALEGLHFKTNGKLVSLSEQNLVDCSWQQGNKGCDGGIVNWAFEYVRENNGINSEENYPYEEKNGLCAYKPSDRAATCTSIVQVPLGNEIILEQAVATAGPVSVGVESSNFQFYDKGIFYSEGCGEKLDHAVLVVGYGTDDTLKMSGKPADYWIVKNSWNTTWGEKGYMKLAKGAHNHCGIANAASYPTLDPGKGQP
- the LOC128345197 gene encoding procathepsin L-like isoform X1, yielding MKDSPHSQSQLERGSSVPDSPACSSTFRCTAGRLEILGNSGETHCNQGFKLEFGKGMLFISLVAMTWLGLLSTFAAVLDSSLDEAWNEWKSTHAKFYPEAEEEAYRRAVWEKNLRIIEHHNQEAALGKHTYRMGMNQFGALTKEEFNQKMKCFRPELAKAPGKGVTFLQESSTLETPESVDWRKKGYVTEVKNQGECGSCWSFSATGALEGLHFKTNGKLVSLSEQNLVDCSWQQGNKGCDGGIVNWAFEYVRENNGINSEENYPYEEKNGLCAYKPSDRAATCTSIVQVPLGNEIILEQAVATAGPVSVGVESSNFQFYDKGIFYSEGCGEKLDHAVLVVGYGTDDTLKMSGKPADYWIVKNSWNTTWGEKGYMKLAKGAHNHCGIANAASYPTLDPGKGQP
- the LOC128345197 gene encoding procathepsin L-like isoform X5, which gives rise to MPPIPQFFQNMEPTGLFYIPLHGSALVTRYPIVTHCVTTQFNEIAEEEAYRRAVWEKNLRIIEHHNQEAALGKHTYRMGMNQFGALTKEEFNQKMKCFRPELAKAPGKGVTFLQESSTLETPESVDWRKKGYVTEVKNQGECGSCWSFSATGALEGLHFKTNGKLVSLSEQNLVDCSWQQGNKGCDGGIVNWAFEYVRENNGINSEENYPYEEKNGLCAYKPSDRAATCTSIVQVPLGNEIILEQAVATAGPVSVGVESSNFQFYDKGIFYSEGCGEKLDHAVLVVGYGTDDTLKMSGKPADYWIVKNSWNTTWGEKGYMKLAKGAHNHCGIANAASYPTLDPGKGQP
- the LOC128345197 gene encoding procathepsin L-like isoform X6, which codes for MLFISLVAMTWLGLLSTFAAVLDSSLDEAWNEWKSTHAKFYPEAEEEAYRRAVWEKNLRIIEHHNQEAALGKHTYRMGMNQFGALTKEEFNQKMKCFRPELAKAPGKGVTFLQESSTLETPESVDWRKKGYVTEVKNQGECGSCWSFSATGALEGLHFKTNGKLVSLSEQNLVDCSWQQGNKGCDGGIVNWAFEYVRENNGINSEENYPYEEKNGLCAYKPSDRAATCTSIVQVPLGNEIILEQAVATAGPVSVGVESSNFQFYDKGIFYSEGCGEKLDHAVLVVGYGTDDTLKMSGKPADYWIVKNSWNTTWGEKGYMKLAKGAHNHCGIANAASYPTLDPGKGQP
- the LOC128345197 gene encoding procathepsin L-like isoform X4 is translated as MGKGMLFISLVAMTWLGLLSTFAAVLDSSLDEAWNEWKSTHAKFYPEAEEEAYRRAVWEKNLRIIEHHNQEAALGKHTYRMGMNQFGALTKEEFNQKMKCFRPELAKAPGKGVTFLQESSTLETPESVDWRKKGYVTEVKNQGECGSCWSFSATGALEGLHFKTNGKLVSLSEQNLVDCSWQQGNKGCDGGIVNWAFEYVRENNGINSEENYPYEEKNGLCAYKPSDRAATCTSIVQVPLGNEIILEQAVATAGPVSVGVESSNFQFYDKGIFYSEGCGEKLDHAVLVVGYGTDDTLKMSGKPADYWIVKNSWNTTWGEKGYMKLAKGAHNHCGIANAASYPTLDPGKGQP